From a region of the Burkholderia lata genome:
- a CDS encoding electron transfer flavoprotein subunit alpha/FixB family protein, which translates to MTILVIAEHGNASIKAVTLNAVAAAQALNAAGGGDIHVLVAGHDAQAAADAAAKISGVSKVLLADAPQLADGLAENVEATVMNVAHGYSHIVVPATAYGKNIAPRIAAKLDVAQISEITAVVSADTFERPIYAGNAIATVQSGDPVKVITVRATGFDPVAAEGGNATVEKIEAAVDTGKSQFVSREVTKLDRPELTSANIIVSGGRGLGSGENYTKVLEPLADKLQAALGASRAAVDAGYVPNDYQVGQTGKIVAPQLYIAVGISGAIQHLAGMKDSKVIVAINKDPEAPIFSVADYGVVGDLFTLVPEAAAAL; encoded by the coding sequence ATGACGATTCTGGTGATTGCGGAACACGGCAACGCGTCGATCAAGGCCGTGACGCTGAATGCCGTTGCGGCCGCACAGGCGCTCAATGCCGCTGGCGGCGGCGACATTCATGTGCTCGTCGCGGGACACGACGCACAGGCTGCCGCCGATGCGGCAGCGAAGATCTCGGGTGTGTCGAAGGTGCTGCTGGCCGATGCGCCGCAGCTGGCTGACGGTCTGGCCGAGAACGTCGAAGCGACGGTGATGAACGTTGCGCACGGCTACTCGCACATCGTCGTGCCGGCCACGGCCTACGGCAAGAACATCGCGCCGCGCATCGCCGCGAAGCTGGATGTCGCACAGATATCCGAGATCACGGCCGTGGTATCGGCCGATACGTTCGAGCGTCCGATCTACGCGGGCAACGCGATCGCGACGGTGCAGTCGGGCGATCCGGTCAAGGTCATCACGGTGCGTGCGACGGGTTTCGATCCGGTAGCAGCGGAAGGCGGCAACGCAACGGTCGAGAAAATCGAAGCGGCGGTCGATACCGGCAAATCGCAGTTCGTGAGCCGCGAAGTGACGAAGCTGGACCGCCCGGAACTCACCAGCGCGAACATCATCGTGTCGGGCGGCCGCGGCCTGGGCAGCGGCGAGAACTACACGAAGGTACTGGAGCCGCTGGCCGACAAGCTTCAGGCGGCACTCGGCGCGTCGCGCGCGGCAGTCGACGCCGGCTACGTGCCGAACGACTACCAGGTCGGCCAGACCGGCAAGATCGTCGCACCGCAGCTGTACATCGCGGTCGGCATCTCGGGTGCGATCCAGCACCTGGCCGGCATGAAGGATTCGAAGGTGATCGTCGCGATCAACAAGGATCCGGAAGCACCGATCTTCAGCGTGGCCGACTACGGTGTCGTCGGTGACCTGTTCACGCTCGTGCCGGAAGCGGCCGCGGCGCTCTGA
- a CDS encoding transferase hexapeptide repeat family protein: protein MPLFEFNGMRPRVDPSAYVDPSAVVIGDVTIGARCYIGPHASLRGDFGAIVVEDGSNVQDGCVLHVGIGETCRLGVNSHIGHGAIVHGATLEPDTMIGMNAVVMDSATIGATTIVAACAFVKAGYDVPRGVLLAGMPGRVVRRLSDAEIDAKANGTRIYQQLAADCLRTIRRIDG from the coding sequence ATGCCGCTGTTCGAATTCAACGGGATGCGGCCGCGCGTCGATCCGTCCGCGTATGTCGATCCGAGCGCGGTCGTGATCGGCGACGTGACGATCGGCGCGCGCTGCTACATCGGCCCGCATGCGAGCCTGCGCGGCGACTTCGGCGCGATCGTCGTCGAAGACGGCAGCAATGTGCAGGACGGCTGCGTGCTGCACGTCGGGATCGGCGAGACGTGCCGGCTCGGCGTCAACAGCCACATCGGCCACGGCGCGATCGTGCACGGCGCGACGCTCGAGCCCGACACGATGATCGGGATGAATGCGGTCGTGATGGACAGCGCGACGATCGGCGCAACGACGATCGTCGCCGCGTGCGCGTTCGTGAAGGCCGGCTACGACGTGCCGCGCGGCGTGTTGCTCGCGGGCATGCCGGGGCGCGTCGTGCGGCGGCTGAGCGACGCGGAGATCGACGCGAAGGCGAACGGCACGCGGATCTATCAGCAGCTGGCGGCTGACTGCCTGAGGACGATCCGGCGAATCGACGGGTGA
- a CDS encoding porin, producing MPMNRICLATLNRIFRIAAPVAALTIGAHAHAQSTVQLYGIVDAWAGYQRVPGNPGAAQLGGGGLSTSFWGFGGQEDLGGGYKAVFAIEGFFRPQNGRFGSFDGDPTFSRNAYVGIASPYGALALGRQSSLLYLQSAKFNPFYASFTFSPTIVQLYSSLGTYPGFPTDQGIPGGTSWSNAIQYSTPDLGGLSGAAMYALGNEAGENGAKKFAAQAQFTRGALALGAVYQYLNFSAAPGDLGKLLKGFRSQTTAQLGASYDLRIVKLFGEYTYVANTLAGGNFHVNMLQGGVTIPVGIGRILASYAYSRDNSALDQARSTASISYDYPLSKRTDVYAGYLYDHVSNLSTGCTYGAGIRTRF from the coding sequence ATGCCGATGAACCGCATTTGCCTCGCCACGCTGAACCGGATCTTCCGCATTGCCGCCCCCGTCGCCGCGCTGACGATCGGCGCTCACGCCCACGCGCAATCGACGGTGCAGCTGTACGGCATCGTCGACGCATGGGCCGGCTACCAGCGCGTGCCCGGCAACCCGGGCGCCGCGCAACTGGGCGGCGGCGGGCTGTCGACGTCGTTCTGGGGCTTCGGCGGCCAGGAGGATCTCGGCGGCGGCTACAAGGCCGTGTTCGCGATCGAAGGCTTCTTCCGCCCGCAGAACGGCCGGTTCGGTTCGTTCGACGGCGACCCGACCTTTTCCCGAAACGCCTACGTCGGGATCGCCTCGCCGTACGGCGCGCTCGCGCTCGGGCGGCAGAGCAGCCTGCTCTACCTGCAATCGGCGAAATTCAATCCGTTCTACGCGTCGTTCACGTTTTCGCCGACGATCGTGCAGCTTTACTCCAGCCTCGGCACCTATCCGGGCTTCCCGACCGACCAGGGGATACCGGGCGGCACGTCGTGGAGCAATGCGATCCAGTATTCGACGCCGGATCTCGGCGGATTGAGCGGCGCGGCCATGTACGCGCTCGGCAACGAGGCGGGCGAGAACGGCGCGAAGAAATTCGCGGCGCAGGCGCAGTTCACGCGCGGCGCGCTCGCGCTCGGGGCCGTCTACCAGTACCTGAACTTCAGCGCCGCGCCCGGCGATCTCGGCAAGCTGCTGAAGGGCTTCAGGAGCCAGACGACCGCGCAGCTCGGCGCGTCGTACGACCTGCGCATCGTGAAGCTGTTCGGCGAATACACGTATGTCGCCAATACGCTCGCGGGCGGCAATTTTCACGTGAACATGCTGCAGGGCGGCGTGACGATTCCCGTCGGCATCGGCCGGATCCTCGCGTCGTATGCGTATTCGCGCGACAACAGCGCGCTCGACCAGGCACGCAGCACCGCATCGATCAGCTACGACTATCCGCTGTCGAAGCGCACCGATGTCTATGCGGGGTACCTGTACGACCACGTGTCGAACCTGTCGACCGGTTGCACCTACGGCGCGGGGATCCGGACGCGGTTCTGA
- a CDS encoding YczE/YyaS/YitT family protein produces the protein MAHHAREAEVIDTGSLTRRWITYVVGIYILTLGISFAIRAGIGISPQSSLTRTMTLVYRPLSQGTYNFMLELFMLFLTFLVLRKDFRPKHLASLIPAFVLASCLDLNLMLTRSIGFQDYLPKLGLLAFADALLAFGLFLMIRANLVLMPIDMFVNAIFERTGWRWGDIKTSFDCTLLLVSAAIGLAFLGKPEFIREGTFMNAILVGQYIKLYFFLFRKARGVTASLQRRSLEHRPN, from the coding sequence ATGGCGCACCATGCAAGGGAAGCGGAAGTCATCGATACCGGCAGCCTCACCCGGCGCTGGATCACCTATGTCGTCGGCATCTATATCCTCACGCTCGGCATCAGCTTCGCGATCCGTGCCGGCATCGGCATCTCGCCGCAAAGCAGCCTGACCCGGACGATGACGCTCGTCTACCGGCCGCTGAGCCAGGGCACGTACAACTTCATGCTCGAGCTGTTCATGCTGTTCCTGACCTTTCTCGTGCTGCGCAAGGATTTCCGGCCGAAGCACCTCGCGTCGCTGATCCCCGCGTTCGTGCTGGCCAGCTGCCTCGACCTGAACCTGATGCTGACGCGCTCGATCGGCTTCCAGGACTACCTGCCGAAGCTGGGCCTGCTCGCGTTCGCGGATGCGCTGCTCGCGTTCGGCCTGTTCCTGATGATCCGCGCGAACCTGGTGCTGATGCCGATCGACATGTTCGTCAACGCGATCTTCGAGCGCACCGGCTGGCGCTGGGGCGACATCAAGACGAGCTTCGACTGCACGCTGCTGCTCGTCAGCGCGGCGATCGGCCTGGCGTTTCTCGGCAAGCCCGAGTTCATCCGCGAAGGCACGTTCATGAACGCGATCCTCGTCGGCCAGTACATCAAGCTCTATTTCTTCCTGTTCAGGAAGGCCAGGGGCGTGACCGCGTCGCTGCAGCGGCGATCGCTGGAGCACCGCCCCAACTAG
- a CDS encoding adenine deaminase C-terminal domain-containing protein: MYQAVSERTAGTSGQRDQVATHYDQVRAIFDILNGKKEADLLLKNLNILDVHSETVYQGSILVYDKRIVALNPDETAIRVREVFDGEGLYAIPGLIDAHIHFDAQLAHPAAFAEAIVPCGTTTIFSECLDFVSAAGAEAVPATEQLFRDHDRLPYRVFAFAPGKKTSVEVTDALLKMDPVIGLGELAHLTYSVGNDDDFRKSALGRAKGGFMNTHWGVTALSDMMLNYMPAIGAFANHDVWKEDDIEKSVRYGLQTQIKFGVGSPEVIKIMLRAIVKRKWPSENFQLCADNISVDRLMTKGHMDWIVSLCAEMGIDPIQAIKMATLYTARAFRMDNRFGSLTPGRFADIVLTDSLSTINPRYVFKDGELVARDRKLLKQADVDYSHMVKQPVPGLGDLTPAQLDLVPLEVSEDGTQAKVYLFDVYGRGHEKFFQEVWVPLRDGKAVPEVAGVALNRISVVQRYANGKRHVVNGLFKGVSIERGAVATFWPAPKAYFVAVGNDSAEMCHCLRQVDSYVGGCVVTDDRVVKAVLPLDIYGVMANMSLSDLLGATRSIDSALAALGNRNEGEPVVNKLLTLFISLDRFGFMA; the protein is encoded by the coding sequence ATGTACCAAGCAGTCAGCGAGAGAACGGCCGGCACCTCCGGACAACGCGACCAGGTTGCGACGCACTACGACCAGGTGCGCGCGATTTTCGACATTCTCAACGGGAAGAAGGAAGCCGATCTCCTGCTGAAGAACCTGAACATCCTCGACGTGCACAGCGAGACGGTCTACCAGGGCTCGATCCTCGTGTACGACAAGCGCATCGTTGCACTGAACCCCGACGAAACCGCGATCCGGGTGCGCGAGGTGTTCGACGGCGAAGGGCTCTACGCGATTCCCGGCCTGATCGACGCGCATATTCACTTCGACGCGCAACTCGCGCATCCGGCGGCGTTCGCCGAGGCGATCGTGCCGTGCGGCACGACGACGATCTTCTCCGAGTGCCTCGATTTCGTCAGCGCGGCCGGCGCCGAGGCCGTGCCGGCCACCGAGCAGCTGTTCCGCGATCACGACCGCCTGCCGTATCGCGTGTTCGCGTTCGCGCCCGGCAAGAAGACGTCGGTTGAAGTGACCGACGCGCTGCTGAAGATGGACCCGGTGATCGGCCTCGGCGAACTCGCGCACCTGACCTACAGCGTCGGCAACGACGACGACTTCCGCAAATCGGCGCTGGGTCGCGCGAAAGGCGGCTTCATGAACACGCACTGGGGCGTGACGGCGCTGTCGGACATGATGCTGAACTACATGCCGGCGATCGGCGCGTTCGCGAACCACGACGTGTGGAAGGAGGACGACATCGAGAAAAGCGTGCGCTACGGGCTGCAAACGCAGATCAAGTTCGGCGTCGGCAGCCCCGAGGTGATCAAGATCATGCTGCGCGCGATCGTCAAGCGGAAATGGCCGTCCGAGAACTTCCAGCTGTGCGCCGACAACATCTCGGTGGACCGCCTGATGACCAAGGGCCACATGGACTGGATCGTATCGCTGTGCGCGGAGATGGGCATCGATCCGATCCAGGCGATCAAGATGGCGACGCTCTACACGGCGCGCGCGTTCCGGATGGACAACCGCTTCGGTTCGCTGACCCCGGGCCGCTTCGCCGACATCGTGCTGACCGACAGCCTGTCGACGATCAACCCGCGCTACGTGTTCAAGGACGGCGAACTGGTCGCCCGCGACCGCAAGCTGCTGAAGCAGGCCGACGTCGACTATTCGCACATGGTGAAGCAGCCCGTGCCCGGCCTCGGCGACCTGACGCCCGCGCAACTGGATCTCGTGCCGCTGGAAGTCTCCGAAGACGGTACGCAGGCGAAGGTCTACCTGTTCGACGTGTACGGCCGCGGCCACGAAAAGTTCTTCCAGGAAGTGTGGGTGCCGCTGCGCGACGGCAAGGCCGTGCCGGAAGTGGCCGGCGTCGCGCTCAACCGCATCTCGGTCGTGCAGCGTTATGCGAACGGCAAGCGTCACGTGGTCAACGGGCTGTTCAAGGGCGTGTCGATCGAGCGCGGCGCGGTGGCGACGTTCTGGCCGGCACCGAAGGCGTACTTCGTCGCGGTCGGCAACGACAGCGCGGAGATGTGCCACTGCCTGCGGCAGGTCGACTCTTACGTGGGCGGTTGCGTCGTCACCGACGACCGCGTCGTGAAGGCCGTGCTGCCGCTCGACATCTACGGCGTGATGGCGAACATGAGCCTGTCGGACCTGCTCGGCGCGACCCGTTCGATCGACAGCGCGCTGGCAGCGCTCGGCAACCGCAACGAGGGCGAACCGGTGGTGAACAAGCTGCTGACGCTGTTCATCTCGCTCGACCGCTTCGGCTTCATGGCCTGA
- a CDS encoding LysR family transcriptional regulator gives MLHSRLLRYIDEVARCGSIRAAGEKLHVAPSAINKHVLLLEEEIGEPLFERLPRGLRLTPAGEILLAHVRRTMSEYRQVEAEIRNLKTLQKGEVIIATVTGLASGIASTAAANFCAEHPHIKISIRVMSVREIADALASGEADLGLGFNLPPSPQLESLWEMDTSLGAVISPKHALARMESIPLAYCASYPLIFADRSMLMHGIVADTFEEAGIDVEPVFRTNSIETMKRLAAASESIAFLSKFDIAEEYRQESLTYRPIRDRAFSRNVLALMRREKHGRGLASLLLAEEIMAILGEMSG, from the coding sequence ATGCTCCATTCACGATTGCTGCGCTACATCGACGAAGTCGCGCGGTGCGGCTCGATCCGCGCGGCCGGCGAGAAGCTTCACGTCGCGCCGTCCGCGATCAACAAGCATGTGCTGCTGCTCGAGGAGGAGATCGGCGAGCCGTTGTTCGAGCGGCTGCCGCGCGGGTTGCGGCTGACGCCTGCCGGCGAGATCCTGCTGGCGCACGTGCGCAGGACGATGTCGGAGTACCGGCAGGTCGAGGCCGAGATCCGCAACCTCAAGACGCTGCAGAAGGGCGAGGTGATCATCGCGACGGTCACCGGCCTCGCCAGCGGCATTGCCTCCACCGCGGCCGCGAATTTCTGCGCGGAGCATCCTCACATCAAGATTTCGATTCGCGTGATGTCCGTGCGCGAGATCGCCGATGCACTCGCCAGCGGCGAAGCCGATCTGGGCCTCGGCTTCAACCTGCCGCCGTCGCCGCAGCTCGAAAGCCTGTGGGAAATGGATACGAGCCTGGGCGCGGTGATCTCGCCGAAACACGCGCTCGCGCGGATGGAGTCGATCCCGCTCGCGTACTGCGCGTCGTATCCGCTGATCTTTGCGGACCGCTCGATGCTGATGCACGGCATCGTCGCCGATACGTTCGAGGAGGCGGGGATCGACGTCGAGCCCGTGTTCCGCACCAATTCGATCGAGACGATGAAACGTCTTGCCGCCGCAAGCGAAAGCATCGCGTTCCTGAGTAAATTCGATATCGCCGAGGAATATCGTCAGGAGAGCCTGACTTACCGGCCGATCCGCGATCGCGCGTTCAGCCGCAACGTGCTTGCGCTCATGCGCCGCGAAAAGCACGGCCGGGGGCTCGCGAGCCTGCTGCTGGCCGAGGAGATCATGGCGATCCTGGGCGAGATGAGCGGCTGA
- a CDS encoding cupin domain-containing protein, with amino-acid sequence MNTPREVLKAADIAAMEPDHSVHPLNENAVRLKRSLGDATGLTQLGFHLMTLMPGHESTEYHRHLYAEECVYVLSGTGEAIVGGQTHAIGPGDFMGFPRGGAAHTMLNTGALPLVYLVAGDRPEHDVCDYPKLGKRLYKAGADKVFVDLGTAPA; translated from the coding sequence ATGAACACCCCGCGTGAAGTGCTGAAAGCCGCCGACATCGCGGCGATGGAACCGGACCATTCCGTCCACCCGTTGAACGAGAATGCCGTCCGCCTGAAGCGCTCGCTTGGCGACGCAACCGGGCTGACGCAACTCGGCTTCCATCTGATGACGTTGATGCCCGGACACGAATCGACCGAATACCACCGGCATCTCTACGCGGAAGAATGTGTCTATGTCCTTTCAGGAACCGGCGAGGCAATCGTCGGTGGCCAGACCCATGCGATCGGCCCGGGCGACTTCATGGGATTTCCGCGCGGCGGCGCCGCGCACACGATGCTGAACACCGGCGCGCTGCCGCTGGTCTATCTCGTGGCGGGCGACCGGCCGGAACACGACGTGTGCGACTATCCGAAGCTCGGCAAGCGGCTGTACAAGGCGGGCGCCGACAAGGTTTTCGTGGATCTCGGCACCGCCCCTGCGTGA
- a CDS encoding collagen-like triple helix repeat-containing protein: protein MQNHFIKANVALAAIATACTLAACGGSDMTAPPSGNNIGTSTSGTSGTSGTSGTSGTSGTSGTSGTSGTSGTSGTSGTSGTSGTSGTSGTSGTSGTSGTSGTSGTSGTSGTSGTSGTSGTSGTSGTSGTSGTSGTSGTSGTSGTSGTSGTSGTSGTSGTSGTSGTSGTSGTSGTSGTPGTNGIISSVGAVVMDVGATITGTSPPGPTKGVTTGLGNTVTGAGTIIRDTTNAVSNGIGQTGFTANPVGTTVAGLGSIVGSTSNPVTGLSDTVKALGTGPLSPLAPLTTPVGGLLDTVAGGLKTGGSMLGSALSSGPVQQTTQAISTAITPLVTTVGQVTQQVGTATGLGQPVAGLLGQIGGAITSAGWKVTSTSPQPLVSGVGELVRAVGNTVTNAGGLVNPNGANGAVPVAGLVTSVVGGIPATVHNGSATGTGGTGGGSPLGGLSNPLAPVTGLVGGLLGGLGGLGGK from the coding sequence ATGCAAAATCATTTCATCAAGGCGAACGTGGCGCTCGCTGCCATTGCCACGGCTTGCACGCTGGCTGCGTGTGGCGGTAGCGATATGACGGCGCCGCCGAGCGGTAACAACATCGGAACGAGTACGAGTGGCACGAGCGGAACCAGTGGTACGAGTGGGACCAGTGGCACGAGCGGGACTAGTGGCACGAGCGGAACCAGCGGCACGAGTGGGACCAGTGGCACGAGCGGAACCAGCGGTACGAGCGGAACCAGTGGAACCAGCGGCACGAGCGGCACGAGCGGAACCAGTGGCACGAGCGGAACCAGCGGTACGAGCGGAACCAGCGGTACGAGCGGAACCAGCGGTACGAGCGGAACCAGTGGCACAAGCGGAACCAGTGGCACGAGCGGAACCAGTGGCACGAGCGGAACCAGTGGCACGAGCGGAACCAGTGGCACAAGCGGAACCAGTGGCACAAGCGGAACCAGTGGCACAAGCGGAACCAGTGGCACAAGCGGAACCAGTGGCACAAGCGGCACAAGCGGCACCCCCGGCACGAACGGCATCATCAGTTCCGTCGGCGCGGTCGTCATGGACGTCGGCGCCACGATCACCGGCACGAGCCCGCCGGGACCGACCAAGGGCGTGACCACCGGCCTCGGCAACACGGTCACCGGCGCGGGCACGATCATCCGCGACACGACGAACGCCGTGAGCAACGGCATCGGTCAAACCGGCTTCACGGCGAACCCCGTCGGCACGACGGTCGCCGGGCTGGGCTCCATCGTCGGCTCGACCAGCAACCCGGTCACCGGCCTCAGCGACACGGTGAAGGCGCTCGGCACCGGCCCGCTGTCGCCGTTGGCGCCGCTCACGACGCCGGTCGGCGGCCTGCTCGACACCGTCGCCGGCGGCCTCAAGACGGGCGGCAGCATGCTCGGCTCGGCCCTGTCGTCGGGCCCGGTCCAGCAGACGACGCAGGCGATCAGCACCGCGATCACGCCGCTCGTCACGACGGTCGGCCAGGTCACGCAACAGGTCGGCACGGCGACCGGCCTCGGGCAGCCCGTCGCGGGCCTGCTTGGGCAGATCGGCGGCGCGATCACGTCGGCGGGATGGAAAGTGACGTCCACGTCGCCCCAGCCGCTGGTCAGCGGCGTCGGCGAACTCGTACGCGCGGTCGGCAACACCGTGACCAACGCGGGCGGCCTCGTGAACCCGAACGGAGCGAACGGCGCGGTGCCGGTCGCCGGCCTGGTGACGAGCGTGGTTGGCGGCATTCCGGCGACCGTCCACAACGGTTCCGCGACCGGCACGGGCGGTACGGGCGGCGGCTCACCGTTGGGTGGTCTCTCCAATCCGCTCGCGCCTGTTACGGGGTTGGTGGGCGGATTGCTGGGCGGCTTGGGTGGCCTGGGCGGCAAGTAG
- a CDS encoding Lrp/AsnC family transcriptional regulator has translation MDDLDWKVLTLLQANGRISYTELARHVHLSVPAVTERVKRLEAAGVVEGYTARINPAAAGYPVSALIGITVPQPAKAKFLRLLETIPEVVECHHVTGADSYMMRLAAISMTHLEQLIERINLYGETRTSIVMSTPLPVRGLARPPSQRDVVRD, from the coding sequence ATGGACGATCTGGACTGGAAGGTACTGACGCTGCTGCAGGCCAACGGCCGCATCAGCTACACGGAGCTGGCGCGCCACGTGCACCTGTCGGTGCCGGCGGTAACGGAACGCGTGAAGCGGCTCGAAGCGGCCGGCGTCGTCGAGGGCTATACGGCCCGGATCAATCCCGCCGCGGCAGGCTATCCGGTCAGCGCCCTGATCGGCATCACGGTGCCGCAACCGGCAAAAGCAAAATTCCTCCGGTTGCTGGAGACGATTCCCGAAGTCGTCGAATGCCATCACGTGACGGGCGCGGACTCCTACATGATGCGGCTCGCCGCGATCAGCATGACGCATCTCGAGCAACTGATCGAACGCATCAACCTGTACGGCGAAACACGCACGTCGATCGTGATGTCGACGCCGCTGCCCGTACGCGGGCTGGCGCGCCCGCCGTCGCAGCGCGACGTCGTTCGCGATTGA
- a CDS encoding LysE family translocator has product MLFIKSVVMGLSIAVPVGPIGMLCIQRSLSRGFQAGFATGVGAACADAIYGLLGALGIAGIVTAFPMLTVGLKIGGGAFLVWLAWTVARQAPAASTALRDLPRTTVLRDFLTTFGLTLSNPMTILSFVGIFAALGPLSGARDGAMWPAVALMVAGVFIGSATWWLCLSGTTAALRTKMSFAFMHGLSRVSAAVIAVFGVIQVVAGVRGVI; this is encoded by the coding sequence ATGCTGTTCATCAAGTCCGTCGTCATGGGGCTGTCGATTGCGGTGCCGGTCGGACCGATCGGCATGCTGTGCATCCAGCGCAGCCTGAGCCGCGGCTTTCAGGCGGGATTCGCGACAGGCGTCGGCGCCGCGTGCGCCGATGCGATCTACGGCCTGCTCGGTGCGCTCGGCATCGCGGGTATCGTCACGGCCTTCCCGATGCTGACCGTCGGGTTGAAAATCGGCGGCGGCGCGTTTCTCGTGTGGCTGGCGTGGACCGTCGCGCGGCAGGCGCCGGCCGCGTCGACGGCGCTGCGCGACCTGCCGCGCACGACCGTCCTGCGCGATTTCCTGACGACGTTCGGCCTGACGCTGTCGAACCCGATGACGATCCTGTCGTTCGTCGGGATCTTCGCGGCGCTCGGGCCGCTGTCGGGCGCGCGGGACGGGGCGATGTGGCCGGCCGTGGCGCTGATGGTCGCTGGTGTGTTCATCGGTTCCGCGACGTGGTGGCTGTGCCTGAGCGGCACGACCGCCGCGCTGCGCACGAAGATGTCGTTCGCGTTCATGCACGGGCTGTCGCGCGTGTCGGCCGCGGTGATCGCGGTATTCGGCGTGATTCAGGTCGTCGCGGGCGTGCGCGGTGTCATCTAG
- a CDS encoding DUF6331 family protein → MNGKPHKHDISIGPDRWIEFGDLSGGHAQAAAIDPSLAEVMPLIDVLETHCVAECCGVDAFGFWPDEIEVAVATQDRDALARLVDDLLSVQRSIDALPSEIVVSTRMNHYFRKAVLLELLAHIRTTIDAIRRST, encoded by the coding sequence ATGAACGGCAAACCGCACAAGCACGACATCAGCATCGGCCCGGATCGCTGGATCGAATTCGGCGATCTATCAGGCGGCCACGCGCAGGCGGCCGCAATCGATCCGTCTCTGGCAGAGGTCATGCCGTTGATCGATGTACTGGAGACCCACTGTGTCGCCGAGTGCTGCGGCGTCGACGCATTCGGTTTCTGGCCGGACGAGATCGAGGTTGCGGTGGCCACGCAGGATCGCGATGCGCTGGCGCGACTCGTCGACGATCTGCTGTCGGTGCAGCGTTCGATCGACGCGTTGCCGTCCGAGATCGTCGTCAGCACGCGAATGAACCATTATTTCCGGAAGGCGGTGTTACTCGAGTTGCTCGCACATATCCGGACGACGATCGACGCGATCCGTCGATCGACCTAG
- a CDS encoding alpha/beta hydrolase — protein sequence MKDKPDGVVLPRRVVPFPASISDEARTALQRLVGSDGVPLNALHVMPAPDDFDAWIRVKAAADAHYAAAVEQLGGYLRSSVETIRAGAADVHVATPEAAASGECAYIELHGGALVLGGGAACRAGAQMQADRLGIRCYGVDYRLPPEHPYPAALDDCIATYAYVLERYAPENIVIGGRSAGGNLAAAMVLRARDEGLPLPAALVLLSPEVDLTESGDSFETNRLVDVVLPSSLMPNNLLYANGADLAHPYLSPLFGDFSAGFPPTFIQSGTRDLFLSNAVRLHRALRRAQVPTELHIFEGMPHGGFMGAPEDRELSQEIARFVRAHLPALN from the coding sequence ATGAAAGACAAACCCGACGGCGTCGTCCTGCCGCGCCGCGTCGTCCCCTTCCCGGCCTCGATCAGCGACGAAGCGCGCACCGCGTTACAACGACTGGTCGGCAGCGATGGCGTGCCGCTGAACGCACTGCACGTGATGCCGGCCCCGGACGATTTCGACGCATGGATACGCGTGAAGGCGGCCGCCGACGCGCACTACGCGGCGGCCGTCGAGCAGCTCGGCGGCTATCTGCGCTCGAGCGTGGAGACGATCCGGGCCGGCGCGGCGGACGTCCATGTCGCCACGCCCGAAGCAGCCGCTTCCGGCGAATGCGCGTACATCGAGCTGCATGGCGGCGCACTGGTGCTCGGCGGCGGCGCCGCGTGCCGCGCCGGCGCGCAGATGCAGGCCGACCGGCTCGGCATTCGATGCTACGGCGTCGACTATCGCCTGCCGCCCGAGCATCCGTATCCGGCCGCGCTCGACGATTGCATCGCGACGTATGCCTACGTGCTGGAGCGCTACGCACCGGAAAACATCGTCATCGGCGGACGCTCGGCGGGCGGCAACCTCGCCGCCGCGATGGTGCTGCGCGCCCGCGACGAAGGCTTGCCGCTGCCGGCCGCGCTGGTGCTGCTGTCGCCGGAAGTCGACCTGACCGAATCCGGCGACAGCTTCGAAACCAACCGCCTCGTCGATGTCGTGTTGCCGTCCTCGCTGATGCCGAACAACCTGCTCTACGCGAACGGCGCCGATCTCGCGCATCCGTATCTGTCGCCGCTGTTCGGCGATTTCTCCGCCGGTTTCCCGCCGACGTTCATCCAGAGCGGCACGCGCGATCTGTTCCTGTCGAACGCGGTCCGCCTGCATCGCGCGTTGCGGCGCGCGCAGGTGCCGACCGAGCTTCACATCTTCGAAGGAATGCCGCATGGCGGGTTCATGGGCGCGCCCGAGGACAGGGAACTGAGCCAGGAAATCGCGCGCTTCGTGCGTGCGCATTTGCCGGCGTTGAATTGA